A region of the Gemmatimonas sp. genome:
CAGACATTGCTGCCGCAGCTTGTGCCGGTATCCAAACAGGTAGCGTGGGCTGAACTGCAATCGCTCGCAAGCCAAGTCGAGCGCTTTCTCGCGTCAAACTACGAGATCGTTCCAGCCCGGCTGATGTCGCGCGCGCTGCTCGCCGTTCGGCTCCATGATGTAATCGCGCACGTGGCGCAGGAACTGCGAGCCGTGGACAGCCTGCTCGTGCTCAGTGAGCAGGTGTACGCGCGCATCTCGACCATCTCCGGCGATCCGGCGTTCACTGCCGTGGTGTCCGCGTTCGAGTCAGCGGTGCAGGATGGGCGGCGAGACGTGCTTCGCAATGCGGTAGCGCGTGACAATACCCTCGCACTGGCAGGCGTCGATGCGATGGTGCGGGGCCGACCGCCGCAGGAGGACAACGGCGATGATGTTCCCATGCGTGATTTGCTTGGCGCGCTCGTGGCGGCCATCTGGCAGCTCGATGCCTTCTGTTCGCTTGCGACGGCGTCCGCTTCGGTTGGTGGCGTGATGCCGCGGATTGCTCCGCGCGGAACTGCGGTGCTCGAATTCGAAGGCTTATGCCACCCGCTCCTGCGCAATGGTACTCGCAATGACGTGCTGCTTGCAGGCGATGAGCGCGTGCTGTTCCTGACGGGCCCGAACATGGCCGGCAAGAGCACGCTGCTTCGCGCCATTGGCATCGCGGTCTATTGTGCGCATCTCGGGATGGCCGTCTCGGCGCAGGCGGCGTGTGTACCGCTGCACGATCAACTGATCGTGTCAATAACCGTGCGCGACAATCTTCAGCGGGGAGAGAGCCTGTATCTCGCGGAGATCCGACGCGTGCGCACGATCGTCGAGGCTGCGGACCGGGGCGACGCCGTGCTTGCGATTTTCGACGAGGTGTTTCGCGGCACCAACATCAAGGACGCAACGCAGGCGACCACGCTGCTCGTCGATGGTCTGGCACGGACCGCGCATGGATCGTTCGTGATCGCTTCGCACCTCTCAGAGGTCGCCGAGCTGCGAGCGGACAGCGTCGGCGTGACATGCCGGTGTATGCAGGTAGACACAATCGGCGACGAACTTCGCTTCACCTATCTGATGCAACGCGGGATATCTGACGTCCACCTCGGTATGGTGCTTCTGGATGCCGAGGGGGTGGGGCCGATGCTGCGACGCATGGCGGCCGGGTAGTTGGACGATGGTTTCCCCCAACGGTTGGATCTACTGATGCCCAAGCTCTTCCATGCAACGCTGCTCTCGTCGATGTTCTCGTCGCTGCTCATGGCGGCGTGCATCATGCTTCCGCTGTCCCCACTCCGTGCGCAAAACGTGGCAGAGACGTCCGACTCCGCGTCCGAGCGGGTCGTGCGCGCATTCCTTGATGCCTACGCGAAGCGAGACCTTCCGGCGATGGGCAAGCATGTCGCCGATGACATCTCGTGGATGACGGCCGGAATCGACTCCATCGTGCGGCCCTATTTCCGTGGCAAGGTCGCTTTTGATTCGTCGCTGCGGACGGTGTTCAACCAGCCCGTTGACGGCGTGGTCTCGCTGAAGTCGGTGACGACCGTCGGGCCGTGGCTTGCCGCGCACTGGCGAAGCGAAAGGAAAGGGCCCAATGGTACTTCGACCACCATGTCGTTGATGGTGTTCGA
Encoded here:
- a CDS encoding nuclear transport factor 2 family protein translates to MPKLFHATLLSSMFSSLLMAACIMLPLSPLRAQNVAETSDSASERVVRAFLDAYAKRDLPAMGKHVADDISWMTAGIDSIVRPYFRGKVAFDSSLRTVFNQPVDGVVSLKSVTTVGPWLAAHWRSERKGPNGTSTTMSLMVFEVRRGQIRRIWQYPPWNHSSFQLPGAP